One window from the genome of Methanophagales archaeon encodes:
- the mtrG gene encoding tetrahydromethanopterin S-methyltransferase subunit G, giving the protein MGEEKKGGKEQEKQLEEEVDAEVLGKLEEELKELAVPVATTPPEHTKLLSRLAAMDEKVEFVTGELAQRQGEKVGFAIGTLYGLIIGILAYVLFWIV; this is encoded by the coding sequence ATGGGAGAAGAGAAGAAAGGAGGAAAAGAGCAGGAAAAGCAGCTGGAGGAGGAAGTAGACGCAGAGGTGCTGGGGAAATTAGAAGAGGAACTGAAGGAGTTAGCAGTGCCTGTTGCAACAACACCGCCAGAGCACACCAAACTACTGAGCAGATTGGCGGCGATGGACGAGAAAGTGGAGTTTGTCACGGGTGAGCTTGCTCAGCGACAGGGAGAGAAAGTGGGTTTTGCGATTGGCACTTTATACGGGCTAATAATAGGAATACTTGCATATGTGCTATTCTGGATAGTATAA
- the mtrA gene encoding tetrahydromethanopterin S-methyltransferase subunit A, with product MVEKKEVPDGWPLVTGDYEVGDPKSCVAVSSTGTYFHIEHLPGVAIQGPDKTENIGLEKMITNIISNPNIRFLIVAGAEVPGHLSGSSMVALWKNGIDPSTRKIIGSKGAIPFIENLPDAAIERFRKQVEVIDMIGVEDYGAIMAKVNELKARDPGAYPEDPMIVKVGEEEEAAAQLEMPLAMPASPYMDVINQATNDILYKAQLIARDQKLSSGLSVNAIMGMLAGLIVTVVFLLPLILEVI from the coding sequence ATGGTGGAGAAGAAGGAAGTCCCGGATGGATGGCCACTCGTCACCGGCGACTACGAGGTTGGTGACCCGAAGAGTTGTGTGGCAGTATCGTCAACGGGGACTTATTTCCACATCGAGCATCTGCCCGGGGTTGCAATACAGGGACCGGATAAAACAGAGAACATTGGATTGGAGAAGATGATAACGAATATTATCTCCAATCCGAACATAAGATTCCTCATCGTTGCCGGTGCGGAAGTTCCAGGGCATTTAAGCGGATCGTCGATGGTAGCGCTGTGGAAGAACGGCATTGATCCATCTACCCGGAAGATAATAGGCTCAAAGGGTGCAATTCCATTCATCGAGAACTTACCGGATGCAGCAATCGAACGATTCAGGAAACAGGTAGAAGTAATTGACATGATAGGCGTGGAAGACTACGGGGCGATAATGGCAAAAGTGAATGAGTTAAAGGCAAGAGACCCGGGGGCTTATCCGGAAGACCCGATGATCGTGAAGGTAGGCGAGGAGGAAGAAGCAGCGGCACAGCTGGAGATGCCTTTAGCCATGCCCGCATCACCTTACATGGACGTAATAAACCAGGCAACGAATGATATTCTGTACAAGGCACAGTTGATTGCAAGAGACCAGAAATTATCCTCAGGGCTCTCAGTAAATGCTATCATGGGCATGCTGGCAGGTTTGATAGTGACGGTCGTGTTTCTTCTGCCGCTTATTTTGGAGGTGATATAA
- the mtrH gene encoding tetrahydromethanopterin S-methyltransferase subunit H, whose product MFIYDRKQEIYEIGGVKVGGQPGECATVLCGTIFYAKHYLVEDAEKGIFDKKAAEDVINKQDEFSDLTGNPCMMQIFSESPEAMEKEIAFCAEKSDSPFLIDSTVAEAKIAGLKYVDEVGLTERAVYNSINVSCSSEELEIIGESKLDAAILLAFNPKDSTVAGKIDLLETGAGTFDKGLVQLARDLGITKQMCDPATLPIGAGVGSSVASGYVIKAKYGIAVGLGIHNAPSAWTWLKTFRKEHATKGPGGWEGLGADVFRICDIGSNIIPVIAGQDFVLYGPIENAPLVFPLVGMADMIVAEANASEHEIEVKEPHPYTKLSA is encoded by the coding sequence ATGTTTATATATGATAGAAAGCAGGAAATATACGAAATTGGTGGAGTAAAAGTAGGAGGACAGCCAGGAGAGTGCGCAACAGTTCTTTGCGGGACGATATTCTACGCAAAGCATTATCTGGTCGAAGATGCAGAAAAAGGGATATTTGACAAGAAAGCAGCGGAAGATGTGATAAATAAGCAAGATGAGTTCTCGGATTTAACAGGGAATCCATGCATGATGCAGATATTTTCAGAATCGCCGGAGGCGATGGAGAAAGAAATTGCGTTTTGTGCAGAGAAGAGTGACTCGCCTTTCTTGATCGACTCGACAGTGGCAGAGGCGAAGATAGCGGGGCTGAAGTATGTGGATGAAGTGGGACTAACAGAGAGGGCGGTGTATAATTCAATAAACGTGTCGTGTTCATCAGAGGAGCTGGAAATAATCGGCGAATCCAAATTGGATGCGGCGATTCTCTTAGCGTTTAACCCAAAAGATTCAACGGTGGCAGGGAAGATAGATTTGTTAGAGACAGGAGCAGGTACATTTGACAAAGGACTGGTGCAGCTTGCACGGGACCTGGGCATAACGAAACAGATGTGCGACCCGGCTACACTGCCAATAGGAGCAGGTGTAGGCTCATCCGTTGCATCTGGCTACGTCATTAAGGCGAAATATGGTATTGCGGTAGGGTTGGGTATCCATAATGCACCTTCTGCATGGACCTGGCTGAAGACATTCCGGAAGGAGCATGCGACAAAAGGACCAGGTGGCTGGGAAGGGCTTGGCGCGGATGTGTTCCGTATCTGCGACATAGGCTCTAATATCATCCCGGTAATAGCGGGTCAGGATTTCGTGCTTTATGGACCAATAGAGAATGCACCGCTGGTATTCCCACTGGTTGGCATGGCAGATATGATTGTAGCAGAGGCAAACGCGTCAGAACACGAAATCGAAGTGAAGGAACCACATCCATATACGAAACTGTCAGCATAG
- the mtrB gene encoding tetrahydromethanopterin S-methyltransferase subunit B, with protein sequence MLVINEKYGVVLDPDSLKVGVSRAGFYKVNLAPIEEQISVLETAVDDLFNCLDPQSGFVMSQPHREGALSKAGFVTMFVFGVIFGVLAVALVLFKLGGA encoded by the coding sequence ATGTTGGTAATAAACGAGAAGTATGGTGTGGTACTGGACCCGGATTCACTTAAGGTAGGGGTGAGTAGAGCAGGATTCTACAAGGTGAACCTTGCTCCGATAGAAGAACAGATAAGTGTTTTGGAGACCGCAGTAGATGATCTGTTCAATTGCCTTGACCCCCAAAGCGGGTTCGTAATGTCTCAGCCACATAGAGAAGGGGCGTTGAGTAAAGCGGGTTTCGTAACGATGTTCGTGTTTGGAGTGATATTCGGCGTGTTGGCGGTGGCACTCGTGTTATTCAAGTTAGGAGGTGCATGA
- a CDS encoding VWA domain-containing protein, with product MKKIRKLLGEYYEGEVLEKLVSELYPLLDRVGYEGLERVVSLCTQLDRYSGRTAVTLLEESQELIDRLLTYGDKDLVMNVYGLCSQLARYSEGTAIRLLGQSPELIDRVGYAGFEKIAGLSSQVAREDSFVAAKLLGISPGLIDRVGYEGLEKVACLCSRIAKDRRFIAALLEMTPRLIDRVGYDVFEKVACLCSQAAGYSGRTAVRLLELGPELIDRVGYDALEKVVTLCSQIAREDSFVAARLLELSPELIDRVSYECLWRMAELCCQVNKDDGFIAARLLDGSPELIERLLEFGDDELVTDVYGLCSQVAQTYNWRTAVRLQGMSPGLIERLLRYGDKELVKAVYELCSQVAKYSGRTAVSLLEASPDLIAKADYEGLVKVAYKASEIAKVEGEEKATSFVRGESSEYADFLEAVTKGLELKKIKPVLLHYLNALLGYGIEIVEVEGEGVRATTDGERIFLPERIKEFEEEDRNFVMFKVLATHEEAHLEYGSFDFELTNVQDVVGRIKARYSGREMNGISDTEKFYTLFPEPALAKDLITILEDYRINSRLQAEYPVLGEQISEMNIHMVSKRASLDELANDKQRAVEIIAQRLIAGTTKEQIEQVPVKILQTCEQALSISQTLSSPHADVHETARVAAELYFLIDDNFQGLYQPINPFSSPLDQSQVNQNIGNFGRTARKINEKLSSEPTNTNYNKDVRELLRALFKKKGIKPKDVESRIDTLEPKMVKDYLCDLETLITDEKGLRREQDTFLYPEWGSDIEDYRLNWSRVRERILDGGSDEFYLETIQKYAGQIKIIRREFQMLRPEGSVKLRAQFEGDDVDLDSAVQYFIDKRLKLSPSERNYVRTEKRTRDIVVAFLLDMSGSTAGATILCEKEALILMSEALKELGDAFAIYGFSGYGRDNVAFYIIKDFEEPYDQRVQCKISTITNNQSTRIAPAIRHTTTKLRRREEKTKVLILLSDGKPLDRDYFGNYAIEDTRMALREAQRYGIKSFCITVDREAAEYLPRMYGNSRWVVIDDVVKLPEKITRIYKRFTT from the coding sequence GTGAAAAAGATAAGGAAACTACTCGGGGAGTATTACGAAGGCGAAGTTCTTGAGAAGTTGGTTAGCGAATTGTATCCTTTGCTCGATAGAGTGGGTTATGAAGGTTTAGAGAGAGTTGTAAGTCTTTGTACTCAACTTGACAGATATAGTGGGCGAACTGCGGTTACTTTGCTTGAGGAGAGCCAAGAGCTCATTGATAGGTTGCTAACGTACGGCGATAAAGATTTAGTCATGAACGTTTATGGACTTTGTAGTCAGCTTGCCAGGTATAGTGAGGGTACGGCTATCAGGCTGCTTGGGCAGAGTCCAGAACTGATAGATAGAGTAGGCTATGCAGGATTTGAGAAGATTGCAGGGCTAAGTAGTCAGGTTGCCCGGGAAGATAGCTTCGTCGCTGCTAAGTTGCTTGGGATAAGTCCTGGACTAATAGATAGAGTGGGCTATGAAGGTTTAGAGAAGGTAGCGTGTCTTTGTAGCCGAATTGCCAAAGATCGCAGATTTATTGCTGCTTTGCTTGAGATGACCCCAAGACTCATAGATAGAGTAGGTTATGATGTTTTTGAGAAGGTAGCATGTCTTTGTAGCCAGGCTGCCGGGTATAGTGGAAGAACTGCTGTCAGGTTGCTTGAGCTGGGTCCAGAACTCATTGATAGAGTGGGCTACGATGCTCTTGAGAAAGTAGTCACCCTCTGCAGTCAGATAGCTCGGGAAGATAGTTTTGTTGCTGCTCGGTTGCTTGAGCTGAGTCCAGAACTCATTGATAGAGTTAGTTATGAATGTCTGTGGAGGATGGCAGAACTTTGTTGTCAGGTCAACAAGGATGATGGTTTTATCGCTGCTCGGTTGCTTGATGGGAGTCCAGAACTCATCGAGAGATTACTCGAGTTTGGAGATGACGAATTGGTTACAGACGTTTATGGACTTTGTAGTCAGGTCGCCCAGACTTATAATTGGAGAACTGCTGTCAGGTTGCAGGGGATGAGTCCAGGACTCATTGAGAGATTGCTGAGGTATGGAGATAAAGAGTTAGTTAAAGCGGTTTATGAGCTTTGTAGTCAGGTCGCCAAATATAGCGGACGAACCGCTGTTAGTCTGCTTGAGGCGAGTCCTGACCTCATTGCTAAAGCGGATTATGAAGGTTTAGTAAAAGTAGCTTATAAAGCATCAGAAATAGCAAAGGTAGAAGGTGAAGAGAAAGCAACCTCCTTTGTGAGGGGTGAGTCTTCCGAATATGCTGATTTTCTTGAGGCTGTCACAAAAGGTCTTGAGTTGAAGAAAATAAAACCTGTTTTGTTACATTATCTGAATGCATTATTGGGTTACGGAATCGAGATTGTGGAAGTAGAAGGTGAAGGGGTCAGAGCCACAACCGATGGCGAGCGAATCTTTCTTCCAGAGCGGATCAAAGAATTTGAAGAAGAAGATAGGAATTTCGTCATGTTCAAAGTTTTGGCAACACATGAAGAAGCTCATTTGGAATATGGTAGTTTCGATTTTGAGCTAACGAATGTTCAGGATGTTGTTGGTAGGATAAAAGCAAGATATAGTGGGCGTGAAATGAATGGAATTAGCGACACAGAGAAATTTTATACACTCTTTCCTGAACCTGCATTAGCAAAGGACCTTATAACCATACTTGAGGATTACAGAATCAATTCACGACTGCAAGCAGAATATCCTGTTCTTGGTGAACAAATATCAGAAATGAACATTCATATGGTTTCTAAAAGGGCTTCTCTTGACGAGTTAGCCAATGATAAACAAAGAGCAGTGGAGATTATAGCTCAACGGTTAATTGCTGGAACAACAAAAGAACAGATAGAACAAGTCCCGGTAAAAATTCTGCAAACATGTGAGCAAGCTTTGTCAATAAGCCAAACCTTATCATCACCACATGCGGACGTCCACGAAACCGCAAGAGTGGCGGCAGAATTATATTTCTTGATAGATGATAATTTTCAGGGACTTTATCAACCAATAAATCCTTTTTCATCACCTTTAGACCAATCGCAGGTCAATCAAAATATCGGCAATTTTGGAAGAACAGCGAGAAAAATTAATGAAAAACTGAGTAGCGAACCAACCAATACAAACTATAATAAAGACGTAAGAGAACTGTTAAGAGCTTTGTTCAAAAAAAAGGGTATCAAGCCCAAAGACGTCGAGTCACGAATTGATACTCTTGAGCCGAAAATGGTGAAGGATTACTTATGCGACCTTGAAACATTAATTACAGATGAAAAAGGACTTCGTCGCGAACAGGATACGTTTTTATATCCCGAGTGGGGTAGTGACATCGAAGATTATAGATTGAACTGGTCAAGGGTTAGAGAACGAATTCTGGATGGAGGTTCGGATGAATTCTATCTCGAAACAATTCAGAAGTATGCTGGGCAGATAAAGATAATCAGGCGAGAATTCCAGATGCTCAGACCTGAGGGTTCGGTAAAATTGAGGGCACAATTTGAAGGCGATGATGTTGACCTGGATTCAGCGGTTCAATATTTTATCGATAAGCGACTAAAGCTCTCACCTTCCGAGAGAAACTACGTACGAACCGAAAAAAGGACTCGAGATATAGTAGTTGCATTTCTCCTTGATATGAGTGGTAGTACGGCAGGAGCAACAATACTGTGTGAAAAAGAAGCATTGATATTAATGTCTGAAGCATTGAAAGAATTAGGCGATGCTTTTGCTATTTACGGATTCTCGGGGTATGGACGCGATAACGTGGCGTTTTATATTATTAAAGATTTTGAGGAGCCTTATGATCAAAGAGTACAGTGTAAAATATCTACAATAACGAATAATCAATCTACCAGAATTGCTCCTGCAATCAGACACACAACAACTAAATTAAGAAGACGAGAAGAAAAAACAAAGGTGCTTATTCTGTTGAGTGATGGTAAGCCATTAGACCGGGATTATTTTGGAAATTACGCTATTGAAGACACAAGAATGGCACTAAGAGAAGCTCAGAGGTATGGTATCAAGTCGTTTTGTATCACTGTTGACCGTGAAGCTGCTGAGTATTTGCCACGGATGTATGGCAATAGCAGATGGGTTGTGATAGATGATGTTGTAAAACTGCCAGAAAAAATAACGAGGATATATAAGCGGTTTACAACGTGA
- the mtrC gene encoding tetrahydromethanopterin S-methyltransferase subunit C: MTVTPAVEEEEEKKPTGGFPPDETRLGIISAVIAVIITILLPVLPAVIKAVGVIFTLLWGADSVRKTSKYGLGTGVPSIGVLAMGYGIVGAILGTAFASKTGYAAGALGGVLIMGGVGYLSGVMSNSEKFIGMKIPGLERGMMELGLAGSLAMLLQFSIVAGSLNFDVVMDKAISTGIIALLFILSCMAMFHPYNACLGPDERRPRTLMLSVEISGLLCAILGIILVVTAGSMWEVADGVSLVIFGALVWLVFYVKFVKAAMREAYSVVGTGLIKTIE; the protein is encoded by the coding sequence ATGACGGTTACACCAGCAGTAGAGGAGGAAGAGGAAAAGAAGCCGACAGGAGGGTTTCCGCCAGATGAAACCCGTTTGGGGATAATTTCTGCAGTGATTGCGGTGATCATAACGATATTGTTGCCCGTATTGCCAGCGGTGATAAAGGCAGTGGGCGTGATATTCACTTTGCTATGGGGCGCCGATTCTGTTCGTAAAACCTCTAAATATGGGTTAGGGACAGGTGTTCCATCCATAGGCGTGCTGGCAATGGGTTATGGTATCGTTGGCGCGATATTAGGAACAGCGTTCGCAAGTAAGACAGGATACGCAGCGGGAGCTTTAGGTGGCGTTCTGATTATGGGTGGTGTTGGATACCTATCAGGCGTGATGTCGAACAGTGAGAAATTCATAGGGATGAAGATACCAGGCTTAGAACGAGGAATGATGGAGCTCGGACTGGCAGGTTCGCTTGCAATGCTGCTTCAATTCTCTATCGTAGCCGGCTCGCTGAATTTCGATGTGGTGATGGACAAAGCAATATCTACTGGGATAATAGCGCTGCTGTTCATTCTCTCTTGCATGGCGATGTTCCATCCGTACAACGCGTGTTTAGGTCCTGATGAGAGAAGACCAAGGACGCTCATGCTCTCTGTTGAGATTTCAGGGTTGCTGTGTGCCATACTGGGAATCATTCTGGTGGTTACCGCAGGTTCAATGTGGGAAGTAGCAGATGGTGTATCTCTGGTTATTTTCGGTGCGCTGGTATGGCTTGTATTCTACGTAAAGTTCGTGAAGGCGGCTATGCGCGAGGCATATTCAGTCGTAGGAACTGGGTTAATCAAGACAATAGAATAA
- the mtrF gene encoding tetrahydromethanopterin S-methyltransferase subunit F: MPPQKVVQQTPETAVITAKIEDLRKSITLIGKDSRFASGLWVGFVKGMAIGLFVSLVLAGLKVMAWV, translated from the coding sequence ATGCCACCACAAAAAGTAGTGCAGCAAACACCGGAGACCGCGGTGATAACTGCGAAGATAGAGGATTTGAGAAAGTCCATAACGTTAATAGGCAAGGATTCAAGGTTCGCATCCGGTCTCTGGGTTGGATTCGTAAAAGGGATGGCAATCGGACTATTTGTGAGTTTGGTTCTTGCGGGACTTAAAGTTATGGCGTGGGTATAG
- a CDS encoding CbbQ/NirQ/NorQ/GpvN family protein produces the protein MLERLDSRLLYENGGFEIKDEPFYLPQGNEIALFEAAFKKKLPVMLKGPTGSGKTRLVEYMAWKLEQPLYTVACHDDLSANDLTGRYIIKGDDVEWIDGPLLMAVKNGGIVYLDEVVEARKDTTVVIHPLTDHRRYMLVEKLGKIFYAPEDFMLVISYNPGYQSVLKELKQSTRQRFVSIALEWPGEDLETQIVHIETGVEHDIARKLVKAANKIRNLVHQGLEEGVSTRELVYAGTLLNSGVPMRDALYSTMIEPLTHDSDLKRSIEEILKNYFDV, from the coding sequence ATGCTGGAGAGATTGGACTCAAGATTATTATATGAAAATGGTGGGTTTGAGATAAAAGATGAGCCTTTTTATTTGCCGCAAGGGAACGAGATTGCGCTATTCGAAGCGGCATTTAAGAAAAAACTACCAGTTATGCTGAAGGGACCTACGGGGAGTGGTAAAACACGATTAGTTGAGTACATGGCATGGAAGTTAGAACAACCGCTCTATACCGTTGCCTGCCATGATGATTTAAGTGCAAATGACTTAACCGGGAGGTATATCATTAAAGGAGACGATGTAGAGTGGATTGATGGACCCCTTCTTATGGCAGTAAAAAATGGAGGTATCGTTTATCTGGATGAAGTCGTGGAGGCAAGGAAAGACACAACTGTTGTTATTCATCCATTAACGGATCACAGAAGATATATGCTGGTAGAGAAGTTAGGAAAGATATTCTATGCACCGGAGGACTTTATGTTGGTAATTAGTTATAATCCGGGTTACCAGAGTGTGTTAAAAGAATTAAAACAGAGCACAAGACAGAGGTTTGTGAGTATCGCGCTCGAATGGCCAGGAGAAGACCTGGAGACTCAAATTGTGCATATAGAAACGGGTGTTGAACATGATATTGCAAGAAAGTTGGTAAAAGCAGCGAATAAAATAAGGAATCTCGTTCATCAAGGACTTGAAGAAGGTGTTTCGACCAGAGAACTTGTCTATGCTGGCACATTGCTAAATAGTGGAGTACCAATGCGAGATGCATTATATTCAACCATGATTGAGCCTTTAACTCACGATAGTGACCTCAAAAGAAGCATAGAAGAGATCCTTAAGAATTATTTTGATGTGTGA
- a CDS encoding tetrahydromethanopterin S-methyltransferase subunit D, producing the protein MDPVLLIIVCVIIGGVLASLGVHLLPVGGAPAAMGTATGIATGTVMLMFGAAMCGLFTASTVATFSNSILLVSLSGAVGSWIMMGVTMLMANIIYVFGTGIVPASGRIDVDPITKESQKEYKTPQCDGHGVPNVSFISGMIGALLGGFGGALIYFALLNYANFEPTTAGMVAMGIFVANAIIAAYNIGGTIEGFHDPKFKRLPKALITCFVISLFCGVLVWLAANIGGLIK; encoded by the coding sequence ATGGACCCAGTATTGTTGATTATAGTATGTGTGATAATAGGAGGAGTGTTAGCAAGTCTCGGTGTTCATCTGTTACCAGTAGGAGGAGCGCCAGCGGCGATGGGGACAGCGACAGGAATTGCAACGGGGACAGTCATGCTCATGTTCGGAGCGGCAATGTGCGGGTTGTTTACGGCATCAACAGTAGCGACTTTTAGCAATAGTATATTGCTCGTGTCACTTTCTGGTGCCGTAGGGTCATGGATAATGATGGGTGTCACCATGCTTATGGCGAACATCATCTATGTCTTTGGAACCGGTATTGTTCCTGCATCTGGTAGAATAGACGTGGATCCGATAACGAAAGAATCACAGAAGGAGTACAAGACGCCACAATGTGATGGGCACGGAGTACCAAACGTGAGCTTTATCTCGGGTATGATAGGGGCGTTGTTAGGTGGATTTGGCGGAGCACTCATCTATTTCGCTCTGCTTAACTACGCAAACTTTGAACCAACAACGGCAGGGATGGTAGCAATGGGAATCTTCGTAGCCAATGCAATTATTGCAGCTTACAACATCGGAGGGACCATAGAGGGTTTCCATGATCCGAAATTCAAGCGATTACCAAAAGCGCTAATTACTTGCTTCGTAATCTCGCTGTTCTGTGGTGTGCTCGTATGGCTGGCTGCAAATATAGGAGGGTTGATAAAATGA